A window of the Lolium perenne isolate Kyuss_39 chromosome 7, Kyuss_2.0, whole genome shotgun sequence genome harbors these coding sequences:
- the LOC139832983 gene encoding uncharacterized protein isoform X1 — MWPEMKAWASMADNDPLKRGSSSSPLRRMSPTTMAMGGLLVVGTLGYFMLSKDDRRKAADDRHNERLAHRP; from the coding sequence ATGTGGCCGGAGATGAAGGCGTGGGCCTCCATGGCCGACAACGACCCGCTGAAGCGTGGCTCATCGTCCAGCCCGCTGCGCCGCATGAGCCCTACGACGATGGCCATGGGCGGCCTCCTCGTCGTCGGCACCCTTGGCTACTTCATGCTCAGCAAGGACGACAGGCGCAAGGCTGCGGATGACAGGCACAACGAGCGCCTGGCTCACCGTCCTTGA